In the Paenibacillus sp. FSL R7-0337 genome, TGCCCGCGATTCTTATACGGCAGGACATTCGCTCCGTGTAGCGGAGTATTCGGTGATTATCGGACAGCTGGCCGGACTGAGCGGGCAGGAGCTGGATGATCTGCGCAAGTCAGCCCTGCTGCATGATATCGGCAAGATCGGGGTGAGAGACAGCGTCCTGTTCAAGGAAGAAGCCCTTACGGATGAGGAGTTCCTTCAGATTCAGAGCCATACTGTGCTGGGGGAGAATATTCTGCGGCAGATTGAACCGGCGGACAAAATGGCACCCTATCTGGGCGGCGTCCGCTCGCATCATGAGCGTTATGACGGCCTCGGCTACCCGGATGGTCTTGCCGGTACGAATATACCCTTGCACGGCCGGATTATCGCGGTAGCGGACGCCTATGATGCGATGACGTCCGACCGGCCTTACCGGAAAGGGATGGACCACGAACGGGCGCTGGGCATTCTGGAGCAGGGCAGGGGCAGTCAATGGGACCCTGAATTCGCCGGATTGTTCCTGGATTACTTCGGAGAGAAGCCGGAAGCCCGCAAGGATGCTCAGCCTGTCCAAGCGGGGTAACACTTTAGATGAAAGCATATCCTTATATTCCTTGCCGAAGCGGATACTATCCAGTTTATGGAGGTTCCGCTTCGGCTTTGCGTGCCTATTTTGTGAACTGCGATGGAAATGCGACAATTAACGACTACATTCATTGAAGGATTGAGGGCAGACCGTTATAATTATTAAGTCTGGATTTTAATTAAAAAATAAGGGAGATTTCTATGAAACGCGCAGATGTGCTGCTGATTTCTATCGTTCTGATTGCTGCGCTCGCCTTTCTCGTGCCAAGATGGCTGTCAAACGATGCTGATAAAGGTGGGCCAGGCAAAGAACTCAAGGCCAATATAACAGTAGATGGTAAGTTATTCAAAACGATAACCCTAACCAAAGAAGAGCAGACTATTGAGGTCCGCACCGAGCGGGGCTATAACATTCTGAAGGTGCATGATTATGGGGTTGAGATGTTCGATGCGGATTGCCCGGATAAGGTCTGCCTCGGCTTCGGATTCATCACGCTGCCCAAGCAGACCATCGTATGCCTTCCACACCGGGTATTGGTTGAGATTGCAAGTGCGGCCGGGGAGGATGAAGTAGATGGCTATGTCCAGTAGTGAATCGGCTACAGCGCTGAAGCGGACCGTAATTATTGCTATATTCGCTGCCGTTGCTGTGGTGCTGAGTATTGTGGAGGCACAGATCCCGCTGGCTGGAGTGGGGCTGATGCCCGGGGCGAAGCTGGGTTTCGCCAATATAATGATTTTGACCTGTATTTACTTTTTGCGCGGACGCGATGTCCTGGTTCTGGTGATCCTCAAGACATTGCTGACCGCCTTCCTGCTTGGTACGCTATCCAGCCTGCTGTTCAGCCTGTTCGGCTCCCTGT is a window encoding:
- a CDS encoding HD-GYP domain-containing protein — protein: MQDEYSDEFSKLVAGFNMMVRGLQAREQQSRQLLDSYFSTLAVALDARDSYTAGHSLRVAEYSVIIGQLAGLSGQELDDLRKSALLHDIGKIGVRDSVLFKEEALTDEEFLQIQSHTVLGENILRQIEPADKMAPYLGGVRSHHERYDGLGYPDGLAGTNIPLHGRIIAVADAYDAMTSDRPYRKGMDHERALGILEQGRGSQWDPEFAGLFLDYFGEKPEARKDAQPVQAG
- a CDS encoding NusG domain II-containing protein — encoded protein: MKRADVLLISIVLIAALAFLVPRWLSNDADKGGPGKELKANITVDGKLFKTITLTKEEQTIEVRTERGYNILKVHDYGVEMFDADCPDKVCLGFGFITLPKQTIVCLPHRVLVEIASAAGEDEVDGYVQ
- a CDS encoding Gx transporter family protein; this translates as MAMSSSESATALKRTVIIAIFAAVAVVLSIVEAQIPLAGVGLMPGAKLGFANIMILTCIYFLRGRDVLVLVILKTLLTAFLLGTLSSLLFSLFGSLFSFIVMFALVKLGRRKFSVIGISIAGGLAHNTGQLLAASFVFNSTSIFYYLPVLLITGIITGIAVGFAVRYVVDSLSKISLFEEFLNGPGH